Below is a window of Veillonella rodentium DNA.
ATAGTTCATGCATCAGCTATGCTCATCAATATCGGAACGGTAACGCCGGATAAATTTGAATATTATAAATCAGCCTTGCGTTTGGCAAAACAGCATCGTGTACCGGTCGTACTGGATCCTGTCGGTTGCCACGCCGGATCCTATCGTCTATCCGTTGCACTGGATTTACTGGACGCTCAAGGTATATCCCTGTTACGGGGGAATCAGAGTGAAATTAAAGCTGTTTATGCTGCCCTTCATGACAATCAGCATGAGTCCTCGCCAGGTAGCGGGCAAGGTGTCGATGGCGGACAGGTTGATGATATTTCATCTGTAATATATAATTTATCCCGATTACTTCATTGTCCTGTAGTCGCTACCGGAACGCTTGATTATGTGTCTGACGGTACACGTGTTTACAGCGTGCCGCACGGACATCCTCTGATGACATCCGTGACGGGAACAGGATGTTTACTCGGTGCTGTATTAGCGGCTTTTATGAGCATCAGCGGTATTTTTTTTAACCGGTTGTCGCAGGCGGAATTTTTAGCCTATGTTTTGGCCTATTACGATATTGCCGGTGAAAGAGCCGCTGAAGCGTGCGGTATGTTATCGGGCAGTTTCAGCACGGCTTTCATCGATGAACTGTATACGATGAATGATGCGGTGCTGAATGAAGCTGATGCGATGCGGCCCGTAATAGTACCTGAACAGTTAAAGGTGTATTTTATATGCGGCACGCAGGATGTAGGGCATAGTGAAGATACATTGCTGGAAACCGTTCAAGCCGCATGTAGGGGCGGTGTGACCTGCTTTCAGTATCGGGAGAAAGGGGATAACACCCTAATCGGAATCGACAAGCTGGCAACGGCACAGAAACTGAAAAATATCTGCGCCGCCTATAATGTGCTATATATCATTAATGACGATGTGGCACTTGCCGTAGCTGTCGGTGCGGACGGAGTTCATGTGGGGCAGGAGGACATGAATCTGGAGTCTGTTCGCAACTATATGGGGCATAAGGTAGTGGGCATTTCAATTCATTCACAGGAAGAACTGAAGCAGACAGATATCGTCCATGCCGACTATGCAGGAATCGGTCCTGTATATCCGACGGGCAGTAAAGCCGATGCGCAGGCGCTATGCGGACCTGAGCGGATTGGAGAACTGCAGCGTGCAGGCTTATCGTTGCCGATTGTCGGAATTGGAGGCATTACACTGGATAATGCCAAGGAAGTTTTACATGAAGGTGCATGTGGTGTGGCGGTTATTTCGGCTATAGCCGGTGCGGATGATCCCTGTGAGGCGGCACAACAGCTGACACAAATCTTTAAAGATAAATAGAAAGCTAAATAAAACAGTTAGAGCGCGATAAAGGCAAAAAAAGACGATGACCGGAGTCATCGTCTTTTGTATTTTAAGGAAGTTGTCAGTGCATACTGAATAGAGGTTGTCTGCACCTGCAGTTTTATAAAACCTGTACCTACAGATTAGATGGATTCTACAAAACGGTGGAAGAATGCTTGTGGATGTGCACAAACCGGGCACATTTTAGGAGCTTCTTCCCCGACATGGATGTAACCGCAGTTGGCACAGATCCATGCTACCGGTTGATCGTTGTGGAATACTTTATTCCCGGAAACTTGAGCAGCCAATGCAAGGTAGCGTTGTTCATGACGAGCTTCAATTTTGCCGACTTCGCGCATTTGGTAAGCGATTTTCGCAAAGCCTTCTTTTTCAGCTTCGTCAGCGAATTCTTTGTACATGGTAGTGTGTTCATAGTTTTCGCCTGCAGCGGCGTCGCGAAGGTTAGCTTCGATATCGGAAGATACATCGCCGCCATGAAGCGCTTTGAACCACAATTTAGCATGTGCGGATTCGTTATGAGCCGTTTCTTCGAAATAATCGGCGATTTCGTTCATGCCGGCCTTGCGGGCAGCGGATGCGTAGAAAGTATATTTTTGGAATGCTTGAGATTCACCTGCGAATGCAGCCTGAAGATTTTTTTCAGTATTAGATCCTTTTAATTCTGCCATGTTCATTGTCTCCTTTGTACTTACAGTTTTCTTGGAATGTTACTTAACGTTTTATTTTCATAACCACCCGGTCGTGAAAGCAATATATGTAGGAATACTTATTCCCTGTATTACATGACTACTTAAGTTTAGATACAATAGAATACTTATTCTGAAAGTTTTATCGACGACTTCGACATAGTCAAGAACACCTGTTCTTTAGTGAAAGAGGCACTTGCCTGTTTATGGAACCGGTACTTACCTAACTCGTTCCGTTTAGCACTTGCTTATATAACAGTTTTATATACAATGGTCTATCCGTATACTTAACGAATAATCATTGTTGACTATATTGTAACATACTAAATGAGAAATGCAAGTGTTTTTACAAAATTTATTTCGAAAAAAATCTAAATGATAAAAGTTATCAATGCAGTGTTTGTGCGGGAAAATAAAGGTTGATAAGTGAGGGAGTTACATGAAATGGAGAAAATGATATTGAGAATGATAACCAAATGAAAAATCATTATTATTTAGATATGACTCCGGAGTTTCTTATAACTGGTATTCAAATTCATAATTTATGCTCTGGTTTAGAGCTCGATAATTGTGTTATATATACTTTCACCTATATA
It encodes the following:
- the thiM gene encoding hydroxyethylthiazole kinase codes for the protein MIERENPYICGRAWTELHMLQELRMKNPLVVCITNNVVKTFTANGLLAVGASPVMSECVEDLENLIVHASAMLINIGTVTPDKFEYYKSALRLAKQHRVPVVLDPVGCHAGSYRLSVALDLLDAQGISLLRGNQSEIKAVYAALHDNQHESSPGSGQGVDGGQVDDISSVIYNLSRLLHCPVVATGTLDYVSDGTRVYSVPHGHPLMTSVTGTGCLLGAVLAAFMSISGIFFNRLSQAEFLAYVLAYYDIAGERAAEACGMLSGSFSTAFIDELYTMNDAVLNEADAMRPVIVPEQLKVYFICGTQDVGHSEDTLLETVQAACRGGVTCFQYREKGDNTLIGIDKLATAQKLKNICAAYNVLYIINDDVALAVAVGADGVHVGQEDMNLESVRNYMGHKVVGISIHSQEELKQTDIVHADYAGIGPVYPTGSKADAQALCGPERIGELQRAGLSLPIVGIGGITLDNAKEVLHEGACGVAVISAIAGADDPCEAAQQLTQIFKDK
- the rbr gene encoding rubrerythrin gives rise to the protein MAELKGSNTEKNLQAAFAGESQAFQKYTFYASAARKAGMNEIADYFEETAHNESAHAKLWFKALHGGDVSSDIEANLRDAAAGENYEHTTMYKEFADEAEKEGFAKIAYQMREVGKIEARHEQRYLALAAQVSGNKVFHNDQPVAWICANCGYIHVGEEAPKMCPVCAHPQAFFHRFVESI